One region of Camelus bactrianus isolate YW-2024 breed Bactrian camel chromosome 22, ASM4877302v1, whole genome shotgun sequence genomic DNA includes:
- the EVI5L gene encoding EVI5-like protein isoform X3: MSLPTMASPTLSPDSSSQEALSAPTCSPTSDSENLSPDELELLAKLEEQNRLLEADSKSMRSMNGSRRNSGSSLVSSSSASSNLSHLEEDTWILWGRIANEWEEWRRRKEKLLKELIRKGIPHHFRAIVWQLLCSATDMPVKNQYSELLKMSSPCEKLIRRDIARTYPEHEFFKGQDSLGQEVLFNVMKAYSLVDREVGYCQGSAFIVGLLLMQMPEEEAFCVFVRLMQEYRLRELFKPSMAELGLCIYQFEYMLQEQLPDLNTHFRSQSFHTSMYASSWFLTLFLTTFPLPVATRIFDIFMYEGLEIVFRVGLALLQVNQTELMQLDMEGMSQYFQRVIPHQFDSCPDKLILKAYQVKYNPKKMKRLEKEYAAMKSKEMEEQIEIKRLRTENRLLKQRIETLEKESAALADRLIQGQVTRAQEAEENYVIKRELAVVRQQCSSAAEDLQKAQSTIRQLQEQQDNPRLTEDFVAHLETELEQSRLRETETLGALREMQDKVLDMEKRNSSLPDENNVARLQEELKALKVREGEAVASARELKLQLQELSDTWQAHLSRGGRWKESPRKLVLGELQDELMSVRLREAQALAEGRELRQRVVELETQDHIHRNLLNRVEAERAALQEKLQYLAAQNKGLQTQLSESRRKQAEAECKSKEEVMAVRLREADSMAAVAEMRQRIAELEIQREEGRIQGQLNHSDSSQYIRELKDQIEELKAEECRLPWPGVGRELGHLATPQLIHLVAQHHLGPSCT, from the exons ATGAGCCTGCCCACCATGGCGAGTCCCACCCTGAGCCCGGACTCCTCGTCCCAGGAGGCCCTGTCggcccccacctgctcccccacctccgACTCTGAGAACCTCAGCCCCGATGAGCTGGAGCTGTTGGCCAAGCTCGAGGAGCAGAACCG GCTCCTGGAAGCCGACTCCAAGTCCATGCGTTCCATGAATGGCTCCCGGCGGAACAGCGGCTCCTCACTGGTGTCCAGCTCCTCGGCCTCCTCCAACCTGAGCCACCTGGAGGAGGACACATGGATCTTGTGGGGCCGGATCGCCAATGAGTGGGAGGAGTGGCGACGCAGGAAGGAGAAGCTGCTCAAG GAGCTGATCCGCAAAGGCATCCCGCACCACTTCCGGGCCATCGTGTGGCAGCTACTGTGCAGCGCCACCGACATGCCAGTCAAGAACCAGTACTCGGAGCTGCTCAAGATGTCCTCACCGTGCGAGAAGCTGATCCGCAGGGACATCGCCCGCACCTACCCGGAGCACGAGTTCTTCAAGGGCCAGGACAGCCTGGGCCAGGAGGTCCTCTTCAATGTCATGAAG GCGTACTCCCTGGTGGACCGGGAGGTGGGCTACTGCCAGGGCAGCGCCTTCATCGTGGGCCTGCTCCTCATGCAG atGCCCGAGGAGGAGGCCTTCTGTGTGTTCGTGCGGCTGATGCAGGAGTACCGCCTGCGGGAGCTCTTCAAGCCCAGCATGGCCGAGCTGGGGCTCTGCATCTACCAGTTTGAGTACATGCTACAG gagCAGCTCCCGGACCTGAACACCCACTTCCGCTCCCAGAGCTTCCACACGTCCATGTACGCCTCCTCCTGGTTCCTCACGCTCTTCCTGACCACATTCCCGCTGCCCGTTGCTACCCGTATCTTTGACATCTTCATGTACGAG GGTCTGGAGATCGTGTTCCGGGTGGGCCTCGCCCTCCTGCAGGTGAACCAGACGGAGCTGATGCAGCTGGACATGGAGGGGATGTCCCAG TACTTCCAGAGGGTGATCCCCCATCAGTTCGACAGCTGCCCGGACAAGCTGATCCTCAAGGCTTACCAGGTCAAGTACAACCCCAAGAAGATGAAGAG GTTGGAGAAGGAGTATGCGGCCATGAAGAGCAAGGAGATGGAGGAGCAGATAGAGATCAAG AGGCTTCGGACAGAGAACCGGCTCCTGAAGCAGCGGATTGAGACCTTGGAGAAG GAGAGCGCTGCTCTGGCTGATAGGTTAATCCAG GGGCAGGTGACGCGAGCGCAGGAGGCCGAGGAGAACTACGTCATCAAGCGGGAGCTGGCCGTGGTGCGGCAGCAGTGCAGCTCAGCGGCCGAGGACCTGCAGAAGGCGCAGAGCACCATCCGGCAGCTGCAGGAGCAGCAG GATAACCCACGCCTCACCGAGGACTTTGTGGCCCACCTGGAGACTGAGCTGGAGCAGTCACGGCTGCGGGAGACGGAGACTCTGGGCGCCCTGCGGGAGATGCAGGATAAGGTTCTAGACATGGAGAAG AGGAACAGCTCGCTGCCGGACGAGAACAACGTGGCGAGGCTACAGGAGGAGCTGAAGGCGCTCAAGGTACGGGAGGGCGAGGCCGTGGCCTCGGCGCGGGAACTGAAGCTGCAACTGCAGGAGCTCTCGGACACCTGGCAG GCCCATCTGTCCCGCGGCGGCCGCTGGAAGGAGTCCCCGCGGAAGCTGGTCCTGGGCGAGCTGCAGGACGAGCTGATGAGCGTGCGGCTGCGCGAGGCCCAGGCTCTGGCCGAGGGCCGCGAGCTGCGGCAGCGCGTGGTGGAACTCGAGACTCAG GACCACATCCACCGCAACCTGCTGAACCGCGTGGAGGCCGAGCGAGCGGCGCTGCAGGAGAAGCTCCAGTACCTGGCGGCGCAGAACAAGGGGCTGCAGACGCAGCTCAGCGAAAGCCGCCGCAAGCAGGCGGAGGCCGAGTGCAAG AGCAAAGAGGAGGTGATGGCCGTGCGCCTGCGGGAGGCGGACAGCATGGCGGCGGTGGCCGAGATGCGGCAGCGAATCGCGGAGCTGGAGATCCAG AGGGAGGAGGGCCGCATCCAGGGCCAGCTGAACCACTCGGACTCCTCGCAGTACATCCGAGAGCTCAAGGATCAGATCGAGGAGCTGAAGGCCGAG GAGTGCCGGCTCCCCTGGCCTGGCGTGGGAAGAGAGCTTGGTCATCTGGCCACGCCCCAGCTCATCCACTTGGTCGCGCAGCACCACCTGGGCCCCTCCTgcacctaa
- the EVI5L gene encoding EVI5-like protein isoform X2, with amino-acid sequence MSLPTMASPTLSPDSSSQEALSAPTCSPTSDSENLSPDELELLAKLEEQNRLLEADSKSMRSMNGSRRNSGSSLVSSSSASSNLSHLEEDTWILWGRIANEWEEWRRRKEKLLKELIRKGIPHHFRAIVWQLLCSATDMPVKNQYSELLKMSSPCEKLIRRDIARTYPEHEFFKGQDSLGQEVLFNVMKAYSLVDREVGYCQGSAFIVGLLLMQMPEEEAFCVFVRLMQEYRLRELFKPSMAELGLCIYQFEYMLQEQLPDLNTHFRSQSFHTSMYASSWFLTLFLTTFPLPVATRIFDIFMYEGLEIVFRVGLALLQVNQTELMQLDMEGMSQYFQRVIPHQFDSCPDKLILKAYQVKYNPKKMKRLEKEYAAMKSKEMEEQIEIKRLRTENRLLKQRIETLEKGQVTRAQEAEENYVIKRELAVVRQQCSSAAEDLQKAQSTIRQLQEQQDNPRLTEDFVAHLETELEQSRLRETETLGALREMQDKVLDMEKRNSSLPDENNVARLQEELKALKVREGEAVASARELKLQLQELSDTWQAHLSRGGRWKESPRKLVLGELQDELMSVRLREAQALAEGRELRQRVVELETQDHIHRNLLNRVEAERAALQEKLQYLAAQNKGLQTQLSESRRKQAEAECKSKEEVMAVRLREADSMAAVAEMRQRIAELEIQREEGRIQGQLNHSDSSQYIRELKDQIEELKAEVRLLKGPPPFEDPLAFDGLGLARHLDEDSLPSSDEELLGVGVGAALQDALYPLSPRDARFFRRLERPAKDSEGSSDSDADELAAPYCQGLDN; translated from the exons ATGAGCCTGCCCACCATGGCGAGTCCCACCCTGAGCCCGGACTCCTCGTCCCAGGAGGCCCTGTCggcccccacctgctcccccacctccgACTCTGAGAACCTCAGCCCCGATGAGCTGGAGCTGTTGGCCAAGCTCGAGGAGCAGAACCG GCTCCTGGAAGCCGACTCCAAGTCCATGCGTTCCATGAATGGCTCCCGGCGGAACAGCGGCTCCTCACTGGTGTCCAGCTCCTCGGCCTCCTCCAACCTGAGCCACCTGGAGGAGGACACATGGATCTTGTGGGGCCGGATCGCCAATGAGTGGGAGGAGTGGCGACGCAGGAAGGAGAAGCTGCTCAAG GAGCTGATCCGCAAAGGCATCCCGCACCACTTCCGGGCCATCGTGTGGCAGCTACTGTGCAGCGCCACCGACATGCCAGTCAAGAACCAGTACTCGGAGCTGCTCAAGATGTCCTCACCGTGCGAGAAGCTGATCCGCAGGGACATCGCCCGCACCTACCCGGAGCACGAGTTCTTCAAGGGCCAGGACAGCCTGGGCCAGGAGGTCCTCTTCAATGTCATGAAG GCGTACTCCCTGGTGGACCGGGAGGTGGGCTACTGCCAGGGCAGCGCCTTCATCGTGGGCCTGCTCCTCATGCAG atGCCCGAGGAGGAGGCCTTCTGTGTGTTCGTGCGGCTGATGCAGGAGTACCGCCTGCGGGAGCTCTTCAAGCCCAGCATGGCCGAGCTGGGGCTCTGCATCTACCAGTTTGAGTACATGCTACAG gagCAGCTCCCGGACCTGAACACCCACTTCCGCTCCCAGAGCTTCCACACGTCCATGTACGCCTCCTCCTGGTTCCTCACGCTCTTCCTGACCACATTCCCGCTGCCCGTTGCTACCCGTATCTTTGACATCTTCATGTACGAG GGTCTGGAGATCGTGTTCCGGGTGGGCCTCGCCCTCCTGCAGGTGAACCAGACGGAGCTGATGCAGCTGGACATGGAGGGGATGTCCCAG TACTTCCAGAGGGTGATCCCCCATCAGTTCGACAGCTGCCCGGACAAGCTGATCCTCAAGGCTTACCAGGTCAAGTACAACCCCAAGAAGATGAAGAG GTTGGAGAAGGAGTATGCGGCCATGAAGAGCAAGGAGATGGAGGAGCAGATAGAGATCAAG AGGCTTCGGACAGAGAACCGGCTCCTGAAGCAGCGGATTGAGACCTTGGAGAAG GGGCAGGTGACGCGAGCGCAGGAGGCCGAGGAGAACTACGTCATCAAGCGGGAGCTGGCCGTGGTGCGGCAGCAGTGCAGCTCAGCGGCCGAGGACCTGCAGAAGGCGCAGAGCACCATCCGGCAGCTGCAGGAGCAGCAG GATAACCCACGCCTCACCGAGGACTTTGTGGCCCACCTGGAGACTGAGCTGGAGCAGTCACGGCTGCGGGAGACGGAGACTCTGGGCGCCCTGCGGGAGATGCAGGATAAGGTTCTAGACATGGAGAAG AGGAACAGCTCGCTGCCGGACGAGAACAACGTGGCGAGGCTACAGGAGGAGCTGAAGGCGCTCAAGGTACGGGAGGGCGAGGCCGTGGCCTCGGCGCGGGAACTGAAGCTGCAACTGCAGGAGCTCTCGGACACCTGGCAG GCCCATCTGTCCCGCGGCGGCCGCTGGAAGGAGTCCCCGCGGAAGCTGGTCCTGGGCGAGCTGCAGGACGAGCTGATGAGCGTGCGGCTGCGCGAGGCCCAGGCTCTGGCCGAGGGCCGCGAGCTGCGGCAGCGCGTGGTGGAACTCGAGACTCAG GACCACATCCACCGCAACCTGCTGAACCGCGTGGAGGCCGAGCGAGCGGCGCTGCAGGAGAAGCTCCAGTACCTGGCGGCGCAGAACAAGGGGCTGCAGACGCAGCTCAGCGAAAGCCGCCGCAAGCAGGCGGAGGCCGAGTGCAAG AGCAAAGAGGAGGTGATGGCCGTGCGCCTGCGGGAGGCGGACAGCATGGCGGCGGTGGCCGAGATGCGGCAGCGAATCGCGGAGCTGGAGATCCAG AGGGAGGAGGGCCGCATCCAGGGCCAGCTGAACCACTCGGACTCCTCGCAGTACATCCGAGAGCTCAAGGATCAGATCGAGGAGCTGAAGGCCGAG GTGCGGCTGCTGAAGGGCCCGCCGCCCTTCGAGGACCCGCTGGCCTTCGACGGGCTCGGCCTGGCGCGGCATCTGGATGAGGACTCGCTGCCGTCGTCCGACGAGGAGCTGCTGGGCGTGGGCGTGGGCGCGGCGCTGCAGGACGCGCTCTACCCGCTGTCCCCGCGCGACGCACGCTTCTTCCGCCGTCTGGAGCGGCCGGCCAAGGACAGTGAGGGCAGCTCAGACAGCGACGCTGATGAGCTGGCCGCGCCCTATTGCCAGGGCCTGGACAACTGA
- the EVI5L gene encoding EVI5-like protein isoform X1, whose amino-acid sequence MSLPTMASPTLSPDSSSQEALSAPTCSPTSDSENLSPDELELLAKLEEQNRLLEADSKSMRSMNGSRRNSGSSLVSSSSASSNLSHLEEDTWILWGRIANEWEEWRRRKEKLLKELIRKGIPHHFRAIVWQLLCSATDMPVKNQYSELLKMSSPCEKLIRRDIARTYPEHEFFKGQDSLGQEVLFNVMKAYSLVDREVGYCQGSAFIVGLLLMQMPEEEAFCVFVRLMQEYRLRELFKPSMAELGLCIYQFEYMLQEQLPDLNTHFRSQSFHTSMYASSWFLTLFLTTFPLPVATRIFDIFMYEGLEIVFRVGLALLQVNQTELMQLDMEGMSQYFQRVIPHQFDSCPDKLILKAYQVKYNPKKMKRLEKEYAAMKSKEMEEQIEIKRLRTENRLLKQRIETLEKESAALADRLIQGQVTRAQEAEENYVIKRELAVVRQQCSSAAEDLQKAQSTIRQLQEQQDNPRLTEDFVAHLETELEQSRLRETETLGALREMQDKVLDMEKRNSSLPDENNVARLQEELKALKVREGEAVASARELKLQLQELSDTWQAHLSRGGRWKESPRKLVLGELQDELMSVRLREAQALAEGRELRQRVVELETQDHIHRNLLNRVEAERAALQEKLQYLAAQNKGLQTQLSESRRKQAEAECKSKEEVMAVRLREADSMAAVAEMRQRIAELEIQREEGRIQGQLNHSDSSQYIRELKDQIEELKAEVRLLKGPPPFEDPLAFDGLGLARHLDEDSLPSSDEELLGVGVGAALQDALYPLSPRDARFFRRLERPAKDSEGSSDSDADELAAPYCQGLDN is encoded by the exons ATGAGCCTGCCCACCATGGCGAGTCCCACCCTGAGCCCGGACTCCTCGTCCCAGGAGGCCCTGTCggcccccacctgctcccccacctccgACTCTGAGAACCTCAGCCCCGATGAGCTGGAGCTGTTGGCCAAGCTCGAGGAGCAGAACCG GCTCCTGGAAGCCGACTCCAAGTCCATGCGTTCCATGAATGGCTCCCGGCGGAACAGCGGCTCCTCACTGGTGTCCAGCTCCTCGGCCTCCTCCAACCTGAGCCACCTGGAGGAGGACACATGGATCTTGTGGGGCCGGATCGCCAATGAGTGGGAGGAGTGGCGACGCAGGAAGGAGAAGCTGCTCAAG GAGCTGATCCGCAAAGGCATCCCGCACCACTTCCGGGCCATCGTGTGGCAGCTACTGTGCAGCGCCACCGACATGCCAGTCAAGAACCAGTACTCGGAGCTGCTCAAGATGTCCTCACCGTGCGAGAAGCTGATCCGCAGGGACATCGCCCGCACCTACCCGGAGCACGAGTTCTTCAAGGGCCAGGACAGCCTGGGCCAGGAGGTCCTCTTCAATGTCATGAAG GCGTACTCCCTGGTGGACCGGGAGGTGGGCTACTGCCAGGGCAGCGCCTTCATCGTGGGCCTGCTCCTCATGCAG atGCCCGAGGAGGAGGCCTTCTGTGTGTTCGTGCGGCTGATGCAGGAGTACCGCCTGCGGGAGCTCTTCAAGCCCAGCATGGCCGAGCTGGGGCTCTGCATCTACCAGTTTGAGTACATGCTACAG gagCAGCTCCCGGACCTGAACACCCACTTCCGCTCCCAGAGCTTCCACACGTCCATGTACGCCTCCTCCTGGTTCCTCACGCTCTTCCTGACCACATTCCCGCTGCCCGTTGCTACCCGTATCTTTGACATCTTCATGTACGAG GGTCTGGAGATCGTGTTCCGGGTGGGCCTCGCCCTCCTGCAGGTGAACCAGACGGAGCTGATGCAGCTGGACATGGAGGGGATGTCCCAG TACTTCCAGAGGGTGATCCCCCATCAGTTCGACAGCTGCCCGGACAAGCTGATCCTCAAGGCTTACCAGGTCAAGTACAACCCCAAGAAGATGAAGAG GTTGGAGAAGGAGTATGCGGCCATGAAGAGCAAGGAGATGGAGGAGCAGATAGAGATCAAG AGGCTTCGGACAGAGAACCGGCTCCTGAAGCAGCGGATTGAGACCTTGGAGAAG GAGAGCGCTGCTCTGGCTGATAGGTTAATCCAG GGGCAGGTGACGCGAGCGCAGGAGGCCGAGGAGAACTACGTCATCAAGCGGGAGCTGGCCGTGGTGCGGCAGCAGTGCAGCTCAGCGGCCGAGGACCTGCAGAAGGCGCAGAGCACCATCCGGCAGCTGCAGGAGCAGCAG GATAACCCACGCCTCACCGAGGACTTTGTGGCCCACCTGGAGACTGAGCTGGAGCAGTCACGGCTGCGGGAGACGGAGACTCTGGGCGCCCTGCGGGAGATGCAGGATAAGGTTCTAGACATGGAGAAG AGGAACAGCTCGCTGCCGGACGAGAACAACGTGGCGAGGCTACAGGAGGAGCTGAAGGCGCTCAAGGTACGGGAGGGCGAGGCCGTGGCCTCGGCGCGGGAACTGAAGCTGCAACTGCAGGAGCTCTCGGACACCTGGCAG GCCCATCTGTCCCGCGGCGGCCGCTGGAAGGAGTCCCCGCGGAAGCTGGTCCTGGGCGAGCTGCAGGACGAGCTGATGAGCGTGCGGCTGCGCGAGGCCCAGGCTCTGGCCGAGGGCCGCGAGCTGCGGCAGCGCGTGGTGGAACTCGAGACTCAG GACCACATCCACCGCAACCTGCTGAACCGCGTGGAGGCCGAGCGAGCGGCGCTGCAGGAGAAGCTCCAGTACCTGGCGGCGCAGAACAAGGGGCTGCAGACGCAGCTCAGCGAAAGCCGCCGCAAGCAGGCGGAGGCCGAGTGCAAG AGCAAAGAGGAGGTGATGGCCGTGCGCCTGCGGGAGGCGGACAGCATGGCGGCGGTGGCCGAGATGCGGCAGCGAATCGCGGAGCTGGAGATCCAG AGGGAGGAGGGCCGCATCCAGGGCCAGCTGAACCACTCGGACTCCTCGCAGTACATCCGAGAGCTCAAGGATCAGATCGAGGAGCTGAAGGCCGAG GTGCGGCTGCTGAAGGGCCCGCCGCCCTTCGAGGACCCGCTGGCCTTCGACGGGCTCGGCCTGGCGCGGCATCTGGATGAGGACTCGCTGCCGTCGTCCGACGAGGAGCTGCTGGGCGTGGGCGTGGGCGCGGCGCTGCAGGACGCGCTCTACCCGCTGTCCCCGCGCGACGCACGCTTCTTCCGCCGTCTGGAGCGGCCGGCCAAGGACAGTGAGGGCAGCTCAGACAGCGACGCTGATGAGCTGGCCGCGCCCTATTGCCAGGGCCTGGACAACTGA
- the EVI5L gene encoding EVI5-like protein isoform X4: MRSMNGSRRNSGSSLVSSSSASSNLSHLEEDTWILWGRIANEWEEWRRRKEKLLKELIRKGIPHHFRAIVWQLLCSATDMPVKNQYSELLKMSSPCEKLIRRDIARTYPEHEFFKGQDSLGQEVLFNVMKAYSLVDREVGYCQGSAFIVGLLLMQMPEEEAFCVFVRLMQEYRLRELFKPSMAELGLCIYQFEYMLQEQLPDLNTHFRSQSFHTSMYASSWFLTLFLTTFPLPVATRIFDIFMYEGLEIVFRVGLALLQVNQTELMQLDMEGMSQYFQRVIPHQFDSCPDKLILKAYQVKYNPKKMKRLEKEYAAMKSKEMEEQIEIKRLRTENRLLKQRIETLEKESAALADRLIQGQVTRAQEAEENYVIKRELAVVRQQCSSAAEDLQKAQSTIRQLQEQQDNPRLTEDFVAHLETELEQSRLRETETLGALREMQDKVLDMEKRNSSLPDENNVARLQEELKALKVREGEAVASARELKLQLQELSDTWQAHLSRGGRWKESPRKLVLGELQDELMSVRLREAQALAEGRELRQRVVELETQDHIHRNLLNRVEAERAALQEKLQYLAAQNKGLQTQLSESRRKQAEAECKSKEEVMAVRLREADSMAAVAEMRQRIAELEIQREEGRIQGQLNHSDSSQYIRELKDQIEELKAEVRLLKGPPPFEDPLAFDGLGLARHLDEDSLPSSDEELLGVGVGAALQDALYPLSPRDARFFRRLERPAKDSEGSSDSDADELAAPYCQGLDN; the protein is encoded by the exons ATGCGTTCCATGAATGGCTCCCGGCGGAACAGCGGCTCCTCACTGGTGTCCAGCTCCTCGGCCTCCTCCAACCTGAGCCACCTGGAGGAGGACACATGGATCTTGTGGGGCCGGATCGCCAATGAGTGGGAGGAGTGGCGACGCAGGAAGGAGAAGCTGCTCAAG GAGCTGATCCGCAAAGGCATCCCGCACCACTTCCGGGCCATCGTGTGGCAGCTACTGTGCAGCGCCACCGACATGCCAGTCAAGAACCAGTACTCGGAGCTGCTCAAGATGTCCTCACCGTGCGAGAAGCTGATCCGCAGGGACATCGCCCGCACCTACCCGGAGCACGAGTTCTTCAAGGGCCAGGACAGCCTGGGCCAGGAGGTCCTCTTCAATGTCATGAAG GCGTACTCCCTGGTGGACCGGGAGGTGGGCTACTGCCAGGGCAGCGCCTTCATCGTGGGCCTGCTCCTCATGCAG atGCCCGAGGAGGAGGCCTTCTGTGTGTTCGTGCGGCTGATGCAGGAGTACCGCCTGCGGGAGCTCTTCAAGCCCAGCATGGCCGAGCTGGGGCTCTGCATCTACCAGTTTGAGTACATGCTACAG gagCAGCTCCCGGACCTGAACACCCACTTCCGCTCCCAGAGCTTCCACACGTCCATGTACGCCTCCTCCTGGTTCCTCACGCTCTTCCTGACCACATTCCCGCTGCCCGTTGCTACCCGTATCTTTGACATCTTCATGTACGAG GGTCTGGAGATCGTGTTCCGGGTGGGCCTCGCCCTCCTGCAGGTGAACCAGACGGAGCTGATGCAGCTGGACATGGAGGGGATGTCCCAG TACTTCCAGAGGGTGATCCCCCATCAGTTCGACAGCTGCCCGGACAAGCTGATCCTCAAGGCTTACCAGGTCAAGTACAACCCCAAGAAGATGAAGAG GTTGGAGAAGGAGTATGCGGCCATGAAGAGCAAGGAGATGGAGGAGCAGATAGAGATCAAG AGGCTTCGGACAGAGAACCGGCTCCTGAAGCAGCGGATTGAGACCTTGGAGAAG GAGAGCGCTGCTCTGGCTGATAGGTTAATCCAG GGGCAGGTGACGCGAGCGCAGGAGGCCGAGGAGAACTACGTCATCAAGCGGGAGCTGGCCGTGGTGCGGCAGCAGTGCAGCTCAGCGGCCGAGGACCTGCAGAAGGCGCAGAGCACCATCCGGCAGCTGCAGGAGCAGCAG GATAACCCACGCCTCACCGAGGACTTTGTGGCCCACCTGGAGACTGAGCTGGAGCAGTCACGGCTGCGGGAGACGGAGACTCTGGGCGCCCTGCGGGAGATGCAGGATAAGGTTCTAGACATGGAGAAG AGGAACAGCTCGCTGCCGGACGAGAACAACGTGGCGAGGCTACAGGAGGAGCTGAAGGCGCTCAAGGTACGGGAGGGCGAGGCCGTGGCCTCGGCGCGGGAACTGAAGCTGCAACTGCAGGAGCTCTCGGACACCTGGCAG GCCCATCTGTCCCGCGGCGGCCGCTGGAAGGAGTCCCCGCGGAAGCTGGTCCTGGGCGAGCTGCAGGACGAGCTGATGAGCGTGCGGCTGCGCGAGGCCCAGGCTCTGGCCGAGGGCCGCGAGCTGCGGCAGCGCGTGGTGGAACTCGAGACTCAG GACCACATCCACCGCAACCTGCTGAACCGCGTGGAGGCCGAGCGAGCGGCGCTGCAGGAGAAGCTCCAGTACCTGGCGGCGCAGAACAAGGGGCTGCAGACGCAGCTCAGCGAAAGCCGCCGCAAGCAGGCGGAGGCCGAGTGCAAG AGCAAAGAGGAGGTGATGGCCGTGCGCCTGCGGGAGGCGGACAGCATGGCGGCGGTGGCCGAGATGCGGCAGCGAATCGCGGAGCTGGAGATCCAG AGGGAGGAGGGCCGCATCCAGGGCCAGCTGAACCACTCGGACTCCTCGCAGTACATCCGAGAGCTCAAGGATCAGATCGAGGAGCTGAAGGCCGAG GTGCGGCTGCTGAAGGGCCCGCCGCCCTTCGAGGACCCGCTGGCCTTCGACGGGCTCGGCCTGGCGCGGCATCTGGATGAGGACTCGCTGCCGTCGTCCGACGAGGAGCTGCTGGGCGTGGGCGTGGGCGCGGCGCTGCAGGACGCGCTCTACCCGCTGTCCCCGCGCGACGCACGCTTCTTCCGCCGTCTGGAGCGGCCGGCCAAGGACAGTGAGGGCAGCTCAGACAGCGACGCTGATGAGCTGGCCGCGCCCTATTGCCAGGGCCTGGACAACTGA